One window of Sulfurospirillum sp. 1612 genomic DNA carries:
- a CDS encoding HAMP domain-containing sensor histidine kinase has protein sequence MKFKSLKTRVLLWFGSIVALLLILFSFSFYYFYNKSINLSLETRLYNQARYLHETVLPHLKKGEIIDDDRYDSLQIAIVRGDDIVNQTKKFHLKHFDTYLNATKPFTSIADDEHMSVIYDFKFQKPFEGDILLYQKEIDDKAENVVDTLLVLNPILLLVLLFLGHQLIEKVLVPIRSVTQIAKNVSVTNFATKIPLPKGEHELKDLVDSFNTMTDRLKEGVEKIDRFNSDVSHELKTPLTVIKGEIEVSLKKKRTSEYYQQTLHTIFDAAHQIQRIIDDLLFLTKFSKKNIKTTYRLSDLDAILLKTVDKYAPIAAKKSIKIHLDRLEPVAYLVNPLLIERIFSNLLDNAIKYTPCDKNIHLSIYQDNQVHFKIEDEGIGIAEKFLAKITDRFFRVDASRNKSIDGFGIGLSIVENCVNLHDGTLKITSKEGVGTTVEVLL, from the coding sequence TTGAAATTTAAAAGTCTTAAAACAAGAGTATTACTCTGGTTTGGTAGCATCGTGGCTCTTTTGTTGATTCTCTTTAGTTTTTCGTTTTATTATTTTTATAACAAAAGTATCAATCTCTCACTTGAAACACGACTGTATAATCAAGCACGCTATCTTCATGAAACGGTTTTGCCACATTTAAAAAAAGGGGAAATAATCGATGATGATCGCTATGATTCGTTACAAATTGCCATTGTTCGAGGAGATGATATTGTTAATCAAACAAAAAAATTCCATTTGAAACATTTTGATACCTATCTCAATGCGACAAAACCTTTTACTAGTATTGCGGATGATGAACATATGAGCGTGATTTATGATTTCAAATTTCAAAAGCCTTTTGAAGGTGATATCTTATTGTATCAAAAAGAGATTGATGATAAGGCGGAAAATGTCGTCGATACGCTTTTGGTTCTCAATCCTATTTTATTACTGGTTTTGTTATTTTTAGGCCATCAATTAATCGAAAAAGTTTTAGTTCCCATCCGCAGCGTCACGCAGATTGCGAAAAATGTTTCCGTGACAAATTTTGCGACGAAAATTCCTCTACCAAAGGGAGAGCACGAACTCAAAGATCTCGTGGATTCTTTCAATACGATGACCGATCGACTCAAAGAAGGTGTTGAGAAGATTGATCGATTCAACAGCGATGTCTCACACGAGCTCAAAACTCCCTTGACGGTGATCAAAGGAGAGATAGAAGTCTCATTGAAAAAGAAGCGAACGTCTGAATACTATCAACAAACATTGCATACAATTTTCGATGCAGCCCATCAAATTCAAAGAATCATTGATGATTTACTCTTTTTGACTAAATTTTCAAAAAAAAATATTAAAACAACGTACCGTTTGAGTGATTTGGATGCGATTTTACTCAAAACCGTCGACAAATATGCCCCCATTGCCGCAAAAAAATCTATCAAAATTCATCTCGATCGTTTGGAACCTGTGGCTTATCTTGTCAATCCCCTCTTGATAGAGCGTATATTTTCCAATCTCTTGGATAATGCGATTAAATACACACCGTGTGATAAAAATATCCATCTCTCAATCTATCAAGACAATCAGGTGCATTTTAAGATTGAGGATGAGGGCATTGGTATCGCTGAGAAATTTTTGGCCAAGATAACCGATCGTTTTTTTCGGGTAGATGCATCACGAAATAAAAGTATCGATGGTTTTGGTATCGGGCTCTCTATTGTAGAAAATTGCGTCAACCTTCACGATGGCACACTCAAAATCACTTCCAAAGAGGGGGTTGGTACGACTGTCGAAGTGCTTTTATGA
- a CDS encoding COG4705 family protein, whose product METTGKKLLRVPEVTFLFWVVKSLSTTVGETTSDFFVNLGLGMPLMAVIVAVLMGGLFSLQFKKYQQYVPVIYWSLVVLMSVEGTLITDMLADNHLASLQTLTIVFTLAMLIGFTLWYQREKTLSIHSIDTASREAYYWIVILMAFALGTAAGDLISEALSQGYGVALSLFSSLIVLVAVAYYALKLNAVLAFWLAYILTRPFGASLGDYLSQSQQDGGLGFGLGAINGLFFMIIILCVIWMHQQISQKTENVARRKKI is encoded by the coding sequence TTGGAAACGACTGGAAAAAAATTGTTGCGGGTTCCTGAGGTGACCTTTTTGTTTTGGGTGGTAAAATCACTTTCAACAACCGTGGGCGAAACCACGTCAGATTTTTTTGTCAATCTGGGTTTAGGGATGCCATTGATGGCAGTGATTGTCGCTGTGCTGATGGGTGGATTATTTTCTTTACAGTTTAAAAAATACCAACAATATGTCCCGGTGATTTATTGGAGTCTTGTTGTCTTGATGAGTGTTGAGGGTACGTTGATTACCGATATGTTGGCAGATAATCATCTTGCGAGTTTACAGACTTTGACGATTGTATTTACCTTGGCGATGTTGATTGGCTTTACGCTGTGGTATCAGAGAGAAAAAACGCTTTCGATACACTCGATTGATACTGCTTCTCGTGAAGCCTACTATTGGATAGTGATTTTGATGGCATTTGCGCTAGGAACTGCTGCTGGTGATTTGATATCTGAAGCTCTATCGCAAGGTTATGGTGTTGCATTATCGTTATTTAGTAGCTTGATTGTATTGGTGGCGGTAGCTTATTACGCCTTGAAGCTCAATGCTGTTTTGGCATTTTGGCTGGCTTATATCTTGACACGACCTTTTGGTGCTTCATTGGGTGATTATCTCTCTCAATCCCAACAAGATGGTGGCTTAGGTTTTGGTTTAGGTGCTATTAATGGTTTGTTTTTTATGATTATTATCCTCTGTGTTATTTGGATGCATCAGCAAATTAGCCAAAAAACAGAGAATGTGGCACGTAGAAAAAAAATATAA
- a CDS encoding L,D-transpeptidase, whose protein sequence is MMKHAKGYFGLMVIISIFSQNLWAYNTNSMKKNYHEAVRLPDTILKPLIEDKKITKIKTTVAYQPQYLGMDAIYVKENIDNLGKYRWNKKSKTYINALNHRALKFKKNHIYLISKVQYAKISQLDDALKTIGKKNISAQKLKDLFENYNNRDITKRNLSFYHELVQTLLADRLIWLKNREYLFIVDKKTQRAYIFTFQKSLDTIEFIGSDKISTGNPRYNSRNNRYFETPIGIINRAKYRRGDWRAVSKNAFKYGEKSDRVYYLGTYTIPIAYQSKFKREVHLAIHSTTPIDAMLLGHKVSKGCIRISRHLNKILNKSALLDGKNGKYVIIIDSSLPMAENIRQMMLFSSKSLKNRSKKYAMHFY, encoded by the coding sequence ATGATGAAACACGCAAAAGGGTACTTTGGTTTGATGGTGATAATCTCAATTTTCTCACAGAACTTGTGGGCTTATAACACCAATAGCATGAAAAAAAATTATCATGAAGCCGTGCGCCTGCCAGATACCATCTTGAAGCCTTTGATTGAAGATAAAAAAATCACAAAGATTAAAACGACAGTGGCGTATCAACCTCAGTATTTAGGAATGGACGCGATTTATGTGAAAGAAAATATCGATAATCTTGGCAAATATCGCTGGAATAAAAAATCCAAAACTTATATCAATGCGCTCAATCATCGTGCCTTAAAATTCAAAAAAAATCATATCTATTTGATTTCAAAAGTGCAGTATGCCAAAATATCACAGCTTGATGATGCCCTCAAAACCATCGGCAAAAAAAATATCTCTGCCCAAAAATTAAAAGATTTATTTGAAAATTACAATAACCGAGATATAACAAAACGCAACTTGTCGTTTTATCATGAGCTTGTGCAGACATTATTGGCTGATCGTCTGATTTGGCTGAAAAATAGAGAGTATCTTTTTATTGTTGATAAAAAGACACAACGAGCTTATATCTTTACATTTCAAAAATCTCTTGATACGATAGAGTTCATCGGCAGTGATAAAATCTCAACCGGGAATCCTCGCTATAACAGTAGAAATAACCGCTACTTTGAGACGCCTATTGGCATCATAAATCGAGCCAAATATCGACGGGGTGATTGGCGAGCTGTGAGTAAAAATGCCTTTAAATATGGAGAAAAATCCGATCGTGTTTACTATCTTGGTACCTATACGATTCCCATAGCGTATCAATCAAAATTCAAGAGAGAAGTGCATCTGGCGATTCATTCGACCACACCGATTGATGCTATGCTTTTGGGACATAAAGTCTCCAAAGGGTGCATCCGAATTAGTCGCCATCTCAATAAAATTTTAAATAAAAGTGCGCTTTTAGATGGTAAAAATGGTAAATATGTCATCATCATTGACTCAAGTCTTCCTATGGCTGAAAATATTAGACAGATGATGCTATTTTCAAGTAAATCACTCAAGAATAGAAGTAAAAAATACGCAATGCATTTTTATTAA
- a CDS encoding sensor domain-containing diguanylate cyclase has translation MLGKNISTKLDSFYLFFIILIWAIALFALYFIYYYKNQKKSDYFNENIITLEIAYKASRDKYSLLADYIFANSINNKTILSLFEKGLDARGEQRHSERYKLYQKLLPLYQKLQQNGIRQLHFFTLENRSYLRFHKPEHYGDDLSKLRQTVVFANQKNQNVSAFETGRVVSGFRNVFPLNYNHRHLGTVEISVTTKAILDTLHVLDPRREYRFILSKNVVLPKLFKEQKHHYTLSQIDSDFVLENYQDSARDAPTKLIKLTQKINQQLHQNKNLHQALADGKHFGVFSKIGTTFYDVSFVPMRGITGGVEGYLIAYKKSANIPVILKIYSLLYFSVILVALLMTLLLIVIRRNHTTIQYQREWFKSINDSLGEGLYVMDLDANIVYINPVACEILGYDEAELYGKSAHDIFHSHALNHDVPQQECPIFKGVLEHQAMTSEHEYFTCKNGAVIPVQLTSRPIYKNGTIHQIVTSFQDMSEKRKLEEQSDLLLRALEVSASTVVITNKDAIVEWANPAFEKLTGYKAEDVMGKNPSDFINSGKQTPEFYEHMWQTILSKKPWRGELINKRKDGTLYYEELTITPILNAEKEINHFVAVKQDISQRKKLENNLEHYAMHDALTNLSNRRYLTAYLERLFITLSDESQYVAILFLDLDDFKQLNDKYGHDIGDAILIEVANRLQRSVRKQDLVSRLGGDEFVIVLEGLPPNFEKAKFNAQAIAQKIKLNISSSLNLDSQTFHIGISIGVTLFHNNSKTVNQRIKEADDSLYHAKAQGKNLIYFYQDIF, from the coding sequence ATGCTTGGAAAAAATATATCTACAAAATTAGATAGTTTTTATTTATTTTTCATCATTTTGATTTGGGCGATTGCATTATTTGCTTTATACTTCATCTACTACTATAAAAACCAAAAAAAATCTGATTATTTTAATGAAAATATTATCACACTTGAGATTGCTTATAAGGCCAGTCGTGATAAATATAGTCTACTGGCTGATTACATTTTTGCCAACTCTATCAATAACAAGACCATTTTATCTCTTTTTGAAAAAGGGCTTGATGCTCGTGGTGAACAACGCCATAGTGAGCGCTATAAACTGTATCAAAAATTGTTACCCTTGTATCAGAAATTGCAACAAAATGGCATACGTCAGCTTCATTTTTTTACACTTGAAAATAGGAGCTATTTGAGGTTTCATAAACCTGAGCATTATGGTGATGACCTATCAAAATTGCGCCAAACTGTGGTGTTTGCAAATCAAAAAAATCAAAATGTCTCCGCCTTTGAAACCGGGAGAGTGGTCTCAGGTTTTCGCAATGTCTTTCCTCTAAATTATAATCATCGACATTTAGGAACTGTAGAGATTAGTGTCACGACAAAAGCAATATTAGATACCTTGCATGTGTTAGACCCCCGTCGAGAATACCGCTTTATCTTGAGTAAAAATGTCGTATTGCCTAAATTATTCAAAGAACAAAAACATCACTATACCCTATCCCAAATCGATTCTGATTTTGTTTTGGAAAACTATCAAGATAGTGCGCGTGATGCACCAACAAAACTGATTAAATTAACACAGAAAATCAATCAACAATTGCACCAAAATAAAAATTTACACCAAGCCTTGGCAGATGGAAAACATTTTGGAGTGTTCTCAAAAATCGGTACTACTTTTTATGATGTCTCTTTTGTCCCTATGCGCGGAATCACCGGAGGAGTTGAAGGATACTTGATAGCATATAAAAAGAGTGCCAATATTCCTGTGATTTTAAAAATCTACTCTTTGTTGTATTTTAGTGTTATCTTGGTGGCTTTATTGATGACTTTGTTGTTGATAGTGATTCGGCGCAACCATACCACGATACAATATCAAAGAGAGTGGTTTAAATCGATCAATGATAGCTTAGGAGAGGGACTCTATGTGATGGATTTGGATGCCAATATTGTCTATATTAATCCTGTAGCTTGTGAAATTTTAGGCTATGATGAAGCTGAGTTGTATGGCAAAAGTGCTCATGATATTTTCCACTCACACGCTCTAAATCATGATGTACCCCAACAAGAGTGCCCGATATTTAAAGGAGTGTTAGAACATCAAGCCATGACAAGCGAACACGAATATTTCACCTGTAAAAATGGTGCAGTTATTCCCGTACAATTGACCAGTCGTCCCATTTACAAAAATGGTACGATTCATCAGATTGTGACCTCATTCCAGGATATGAGTGAAAAGCGCAAACTTGAAGAGCAAAGTGATTTATTGTTGCGTGCTTTGGAAGTGAGTGCGAGTACGGTGGTGATTACAAATAAAGATGCCATCGTAGAGTGGGCCAATCCTGCCTTTGAAAAGCTCACCGGATATAAAGCAGAAGATGTCATGGGCAAAAATCCTAGTGATTTTATAAACTCTGGAAAACAAACGCCTGAGTTTTATGAACACATGTGGCAGACGATTTTAAGTAAAAAACCGTGGCGGGGTGAGCTTATCAATAAGCGAAAAGATGGAACACTGTATTATGAAGAATTGACCATTACACCTATTTTAAATGCAGAAAAAGAGATTAATCATTTTGTAGCAGTGAAACAAGATATTAGCCAAAGAAAGAAACTTGAAAATAACCTTGAACATTATGCGATGCACGATGCGCTGACCAATTTGTCAAATCGAAGATATTTGACTGCTTATTTAGAGCGATTGTTTATCACCCTTTCTGATGAGAGCCAATATGTCGCGATTTTATTTTTAGATTTAGATGATTTTAAACAACTCAATGACAAATATGGTCATGATATAGGCGATGCCATACTCATAGAAGTAGCCAACAGATTGCAGCGTAGTGTCCGCAAACAAGACCTTGTCTCACGATTAGGTGGGGATGAGTTTGTGATTGTACTAGAAGGTTTGCCTCCTAACTTTGAAAAGGCAAAATTCAATGCGCAAGCCATTGCTCAGAAGATAAAACTAAATATTTCTTCATCTTTGAATCTTGACTCACAGACTTTTCATATCGGTATTAGCATCGGAGTGACACTATTTCACAATAATTCCAAAACAGTCAATCAACGTATCAAAGAGGCTGATGATTCCCTCTATCACGCAAAAGCACAAGGAAAAAATCTCATCTATTTCTACCAAGATATCTTTTAA
- a CDS encoding O-acetylhomoserine aminocarboxypropyltransferase/cysteine synthase family protein, whose product MTQETLALHFGYEKGDFGTMAVPLYQTSAYDFGNAQTAANRFALKELGPIYTRLNNPTTEIFEKRIAAIEGGEAAVAIASGQAATFFAIANLAEAGDNVILAEKVYGGTTTLITHTLKRFGIKAKVFNSDTADDLEALIDEKTKAIFFESLSNPQIAIPNIEKIVAIANQHNVVTICDNTVATPILFRPFDYGVDVIIHSASKYISGQGLSIGGVVVARNNLNEKLIKNVRYPQFNEPDESYHGLVYADIPLPLFTLRIVLSLIRDIGATIAPFNSWLLIQGLETLSVRVKQHSRNTLEVARFLKSHPKVKNVNYPGLEGDVQHEKAKKYFKDGLTSGLLSFEVEGLEFAKSILDNTKIFSVVANIGDTKSIITHPASTTHMQVPADELEKAGISQGLIRLSIGLESPEDLIADLKQAIG is encoded by the coding sequence ATGACACAAGAAACATTAGCATTGCATTTTGGTTACGAAAAAGGGGATTTTGGTACGATGGCTGTGCCTCTTTATCAAACATCCGCTTATGATTTTGGCAATGCTCAAACCGCAGCAAACCGTTTTGCTTTAAAAGAACTCGGACCCATTTATACACGCCTAAACAATCCAACTACAGAAATTTTTGAAAAAAGAATAGCTGCAATCGAAGGGGGTGAAGCCGCCGTAGCCATTGCTAGCGGTCAAGCTGCTACATTTTTTGCGATTGCCAATCTGGCAGAAGCTGGTGACAATGTCATCTTGGCAGAGAAAGTTTATGGCGGTACGACGACATTAATCACGCATACACTCAAACGATTTGGTATCAAAGCGAAAGTTTTTAATAGTGATACTGCTGATGATTTGGAAGCATTGATTGATGAGAAGACCAAAGCGATCTTTTTTGAATCTCTCTCAAATCCACAAATTGCTATTCCAAATATTGAGAAAATTGTCGCCATTGCTAATCAACACAATGTGGTTACCATCTGTGATAATACCGTCGCAACACCGATTTTATTTCGTCCGTTTGATTATGGCGTCGATGTTATCATTCACAGTGCGAGCAAATACATCTCAGGACAAGGATTGAGTATCGGAGGTGTGGTTGTTGCACGAAATAATCTGAATGAAAAATTGATTAAAAATGTGCGTTATCCACAATTTAATGAGCCAGATGAGAGTTATCATGGTTTGGTTTATGCAGATATTCCATTACCACTTTTTACACTTAGAATCGTGCTTTCGTTGATTCGTGATATTGGTGCTACCATCGCACCATTTAACTCATGGTTATTAATCCAAGGACTTGAAACCTTGAGCGTGCGAGTCAAGCAACATTCTCGCAATACATTAGAAGTGGCCAGATTTTTAAAATCACATCCAAAAGTCAAAAACGTCAATTATCCAGGATTAGAGGGAGATGTACAACATGAGAAAGCCAAAAAATATTTTAAAGATGGCTTGACTTCTGGATTATTGAGTTTTGAAGTAGAAGGATTAGAATTTGCAAAAAGCATCTTAGATAATACCAAAATCTTCTCCGTTGTTGCCAATATCGGGGATACCAAATCTATCATTACCCATCCTGCGAGCACCACGCACATGCAAGTGCCAGCAGATGAGTTGGAAAAAGCAGGCATTAGCCAAGGATTGATTCGATTAAGTATTGGATTAGAGAGTCCTGAGGATTTAATCGCTGATCTCAAACAGGCCATAGGATAA
- a CDS encoding RrF2 family transcriptional regulator, producing the protein MALISSKGMYGLSAMYELSLIESDKPTQIKDISERASVPQNYLEQLLVVLKRADLITSVRGAHGGYFLARSASDIMIKDILIALEGNLSVVDSDIQNPVLKMFYDESNKKLEDIFNIPLSKLGEYEEILRGQIHYVI; encoded by the coding sequence ATGGCTCTTATTTCAAGCAAAGGGATGTATGGGCTCAGTGCTATGTATGAATTGTCGCTTATCGAATCAGACAAACCAACGCAAATCAAAGATATTTCAGAGCGCGCATCCGTCCCTCAAAATTATTTAGAACAACTCCTCGTCGTGCTCAAAAGGGCAGACTTGATTACTAGTGTCAGAGGTGCACACGGGGGTTATTTTTTAGCACGCAGTGCGAGTGATATCATGATAAAAGATATCTTAATTGCCCTTGAGGGTAATCTCAGTGTTGTGGATTCGGATATTCAAAATCCTGTTTTAAAAATGTTTTATGATGAGAGTAACAAAAAGCTTGAAGATATTTTTAATATTCCTCTTTCAAAACTCGGCGAATACGAAGAGATTCTAAGAGGACAAATACATTATGTTATATAA
- the cysK gene encoding cysteine synthase A — translation MNYAQNVTELIGNTPLVKLGQISQKSGATILGKCEFLNPTHSVKDRIAYNMIKTALDEKRISKDSIIIEPTSGNTGIGLASVCASFGLKLILTMPSSMSLERRKLLAALGAELVLTEPKFGMQGAIDKAQEIAQSTPNSFIPQQFANEANPAIHAKTTAEEIWRDTDGKVDIFIAAVGTGGTLTGVGQALKKKNPNIKVYAVEPDVSAVLSGEKAGPHKIQGIGAGFVPKVLDTKIYDGVIKASYEDSVSASRAVAKEEGLLVGISAGANIFVSQELASLPENKDKIIVTILCDTGERYLSSGLYE, via the coding sequence ATGAATTATGCACAAAATGTCACCGAATTAATCGGTAACACCCCTTTAGTAAAATTAGGTCAAATCTCACAAAAAAGTGGTGCGACGATACTAGGAAAATGTGAATTTCTCAATCCAACTCACTCAGTTAAAGACCGTATCGCTTACAATATGATAAAAACCGCATTGGATGAGAAGCGCATCAGTAAAGATTCTATTATTATTGAACCCACAAGTGGCAACACCGGTATAGGGTTGGCTTCTGTGTGCGCCAGCTTTGGCTTGAAACTCATCTTGACGATGCCAAGTTCCATGAGTTTGGAACGACGGAAACTACTCGCCGCACTTGGTGCAGAATTAGTCTTGACTGAGCCAAAATTTGGGATGCAAGGAGCCATCGATAAAGCGCAAGAGATTGCACAATCTACTCCAAATTCATTTATCCCACAACAATTTGCCAATGAAGCCAATCCTGCCATCCATGCAAAAACCACTGCAGAAGAAATTTGGCGTGATACTGATGGAAAAGTCGATATCTTTATCGCAGCAGTAGGTACCGGTGGTACTCTTACTGGTGTCGGACAAGCATTGAAAAAGAAAAATCCGAATATCAAAGTATATGCAGTCGAACCGGATGTCTCAGCGGTACTCTCAGGTGAGAAAGCCGGTCCTCACAAAATACAAGGAATCGGTGCAGGATTTGTCCCTAAAGTGCTTGATACCAAAATTTATGATGGCGTTATCAAAGCCAGTTATGAAGATTCAGTGTCCGCTTCTCGAGCCGTAGCAAAAGAAGAGGGATTATTGGTAGGTATTAGTGCCGGAGCCAATATTTTTGTCTCACAAGAACTTGCATCTTTACCTGAAAATAAAGACAAAATAATCGTGACAATCCTTTGTGATACGGGGGAACGATATTTGAGTTCTGGACTCTATGAATAA
- a CDS encoding FAD-dependent oxidoreductase yields the protein MNRRDALKLAGATVAAASVSGYASDTTNVLSDVKVVGSAATLPKNGAGARIVIVGGGWSGLSVAKRLKQYVPDSDVVLVEQRTTFISCPISNLWLVGGVTLEFLTHSFLDAANNNGYTYFNATVFDIDRKERKVYTNEGHIGYDYLVLAPGIDYDYSQWTKGDSALEYELRTKYPAGYKNHSEHATIKEKIENFEEGNFILTVPGGNYRCLPAPYERACLIADYMKKNEIEGTVILMDENPDITIKKKGFHSAFNEMYKDYIEYMPDTKIETFDLKNKKVTTEFGDEIEFADASFYPRVRGSKLLEIAGVAKDAINKGEAHIDPFTYQVIGDPHVFCSGDVRPMAFSKSGNTSNSEGHIVARSISDRILGKKYVWKSPHTTCYSAVALDPMRAIFVNADYKWSDSNKSFAFFHASTMEDWHGKSGTNAGKGLIEWGSGMYRDMFA from the coding sequence ATGAATAGACGTGATGCATTAAAATTGGCTGGGGCAACTGTTGCAGCGGCTAGTGTTTCGGGTTATGCTTCAGATACCACCAATGTATTATCTGATGTCAAAGTTGTCGGGTCTGCTGCGACGCTTCCAAAAAATGGAGCCGGTGCACGAATCGTGATTGTCGGGGGTGGATGGTCTGGATTGTCTGTGGCAAAAAGGTTGAAGCAGTATGTCCCTGATAGTGATGTTGTTTTGGTAGAACAAAGGACGACGTTTATCTCGTGTCCGATTAGTAACCTTTGGTTGGTCGGTGGTGTTACATTAGAGTTTTTGACGCATAGTTTCTTGGATGCTGCCAATAACAACGGCTATACTTATTTTAATGCAACAGTGTTTGATATTGACAGAAAAGAGCGTAAAGTCTATACCAATGAAGGGCATATCGGTTATGATTATCTCGTCTTGGCACCGGGCATTGATTATGATTACTCTCAATGGACAAAAGGTGACAGTGCCCTTGAATACGAACTGCGCACCAAATATCCAGCTGGATATAAAAATCACAGTGAACATGCCACTATCAAAGAAAAGATTGAAAACTTTGAAGAAGGCAATTTTATTTTGACTGTGCCAGGCGGTAATTATCGTTGTTTGCCTGCTCCTTATGAGCGTGCATGTCTGATTGCTGATTATATGAAAAAAAATGAGATTGAAGGCACAGTGATTTTGATGGATGAAAATCCAGATATTACCATCAAGAAAAAGGGTTTTCATTCTGCTTTCAATGAAATGTATAAAGATTATATAGAGTATATGCCCGATACCAAAATCGAAACATTTGATTTGAAAAATAAAAAAGTGACGACGGAATTTGGCGATGAAATTGAGTTTGCCGATGCCTCTTTTTATCCACGCGTAAGAGGAAGTAAACTCTTAGAAATCGCAGGCGTTGCAAAAGATGCTATCAATAAAGGCGAAGCCCATATTGACCCATTTACCTATCAAGTGATTGGTGACCCGCATGTCTTTTGTTCGGGTGATGTTAGACCGATGGCTTTTAGTAAATCGGGTAATACCTCTAATTCAGAAGGTCATATCGTTGCGCGTAGTATTAGTGATCGTATCTTGGGTAAAAAATATGTCTGGAAATCTCCTCATACGACCTGTTACTCTGCTGTGGCACTTGATCCAATGCGTGCGATTTTCGTAAATGCGGATTATAAATGGAGCGATTCCAACAAATCGTTTGCATTTTTTCATGCCTCAACGATGGAAGATTGGCACGGTAAAAGTGGCACCAATGCAGGTAAAGGCTTGATTGAGTGGGGCAGTGGCATGTATCGAGACATGTTCGCTTAG
- a CDS encoding sulfur oxidation protein codes for MDRRNFLKILSATTVVAINPALISQKLYADDGSMYQTYEKVLLVGDDGKPILASSLKKETNYIFMYPYKGTPVLLVDLGVPTHKNVKLHAEDGTEYLFKGGVGKKGSIVAVSAICQHQLTHPKPSDSFLNYLPRGAKTAAYPHGGVFVCSSHLSVFDPMDGGKNVAGPAAQGLADIVLDVDDKDQIWAVGVLGPDRFHDYFKAFKPEFKQIYGNWRKAKKIVKIHAPVTLLSEYSKDIIEY; via the coding sequence ATGGATAGAAGAAATTTTTTAAAAATTTTGAGTGCTACAACAGTGGTCGCCATCAATCCTGCGCTGATTTCACAGAAACTCTATGCAGATGATGGATCGATGTACCAAACGTATGAAAAAGTGCTCTTAGTGGGTGATGATGGCAAACCGATTTTGGCATCATCTTTGAAAAAGGAGACCAACTATATCTTTATGTATCCCTATAAGGGTACGCCTGTGTTACTCGTGGATTTAGGGGTTCCAACTCACAAAAATGTGAAGTTGCATGCCGAAGATGGCACGGAATATCTCTTTAAAGGTGGTGTGGGTAAAAAGGGCTCTATCGTCGCAGTTTCGGCAATCTGTCAGCATCAATTGACGCACCCAAAGCCAAGTGATAGTTTTCTAAACTATCTCCCAAGAGGTGCTAAAACAGCAGCTTATCCACATGGCGGAGTCTTTGTTTGTTCTTCTCATTTGAGTGTTTTTGACCCAATGGATGGTGGCAAAAATGTGGCAGGACCAGCAGCACAGGGATTAGCAGATATTGTATTGGATGTGGATGATAAGGATCAGATTTGGGCGGTTGGTGTGTTGGGACCAGATCGCTTTCATGATTATTTTAAAGCATTTAAACCTGAATTCAAGCAGATTTACGGCAATTGGAGAAAAGCGAAGAAAATCGTCAAAATCCATGCTCCGGTGACGTTGCTGAGTGAATATTCAAAAGACATTATAGAGTACTAA